From Granulicella cerasi, a single genomic window includes:
- a CDS encoding FAD-dependent oxidoreductase encodes MRHPISTRQPVVIVGAGPFGLSLAAHLAEARVPFRIFGRPMQTWKTQMPVDMHLKSDGFASNLYAGRARSFTLEDFCTERGLPYHPTAMAIPLATFIAYGEEFARRIVPTLEPQNVTALDTNPDGSFALTLEDGERFTASAVVLATGLSVNHHLPTAFAALAPQYVSHTAEHQRFDRFTGQRVAVLGRGASSLNAAALLHQAGAHVTLITRKRNIFVHGPSDGSPRSWRARLRHPGSPLGPSWRSWASSRLPLLFHALPAPLRHAVNYKHLGPAGGVALHGLVFDRFPILRQTEILTASATDDHRLALTLRNLVDGAQQTLLVDHLIAGTGFRQDLARLRFLAPELRSRIRTHANGSPRLDRRFQTSIAALYVIGPAAADSFSPLFKFAAGADFAARHLTAHLQRQT; translated from the coding sequence ATGCGCCACCCCATCTCAACCCGCCAGCCCGTGGTCATCGTCGGCGCGGGCCCTTTCGGTCTCTCGCTCGCCGCGCATCTGGCGGAGGCGCGTGTTCCCTTCCGCATCTTCGGCCGCCCCATGCAGACGTGGAAAACGCAGATGCCCGTCGACATGCACCTGAAATCCGACGGCTTCGCCTCCAATCTCTACGCTGGCCGCGCCCGTAGCTTCACTCTCGAAGATTTCTGCACTGAACGCGGGCTTCCGTACCATCCCACCGCGATGGCGATCCCGCTCGCGACCTTCATCGCCTATGGCGAGGAGTTCGCGCGCCGAATCGTTCCCACGCTGGAGCCGCAGAACGTCACCGCGCTCGACACCAATCCCGACGGCAGCTTCGCGCTTACCCTCGAAGACGGCGAGCGGTTCACAGCCTCTGCCGTCGTTCTCGCCACCGGCCTCAGCGTGAACCATCACCTCCCCACCGCCTTCGCAGCCCTCGCTCCGCAGTACGTCAGCCACACCGCCGAGCATCAGCGCTTCGACCGCTTTACCGGCCAGCGCGTCGCCGTGCTGGGTCGCGGAGCCAGTTCGCTGAACGCCGCCGCGCTGCTGCATCAGGCAGGCGCGCACGTCACGCTCATCACGCGTAAGCGCAACATCTTTGTGCACGGGCCGTCCGATGGCTCCCCGCGCTCCTGGCGCGCGCGCCTGCGGCACCCTGGATCGCCGCTCGGCCCCTCGTGGCGTTCGTGGGCCTCGTCGCGCCTGCCGCTGCTCTTCCACGCACTGCCCGCTCCGCTGCGGCACGCGGTGAACTACAAACACCTCGGCCCGGCGGGCGGCGTTGCTCTCCACGGGCTCGTCTTCGACCGCTTCCCGATCCTGCGCCAGACCGAGATCCTCACCGCGTCCGCGACAGACGATCACCGACTCGCGCTCACACTGCGCAACCTTGTTGATGGCGCGCAGCAAACGCTCCTCGTCGACCACCTCATCGCCGGCACCGGCTTCCGCCAGGACCTTGCACGCCTCCGCTTCCTCGCACCGGAGCTTCGCAGCCGCATTCGCACACACGCCAACGGCAGTCCACGCCTTGATCGCCGATTCCAGACCAGCATTGCTGCTCTCTACGTCATCGGCCCGGCGGCCGCAGACAGCTTCAGCCCGCTCTTCAAGTTCGCAGCCGGGGCCGACTTCGCCGCGCGTCACCTCACCGCGCACCTTCAGCGTCAAACCTAG
- a CDS encoding DUF503 domain-containing protein: MPVALLTLELSIEHAHSLKDRRQVVRSLKDKLRHGFNVSVAELDETPLWNRATVGICAVSSSARYLAGQMQEVEDAARRLSVGLGCEVIDTFVEFDLPLATDEL, from the coding sequence ATGCCCGTCGCCCTGCTCACGCTCGAACTCTCCATCGAACACGCACACTCCCTCAAGGACCGCCGCCAGGTCGTGCGCTCGCTCAAAGACAAGCTGCGTCACGGCTTCAACGTCTCCGTCGCCGAGCTGGACGAGACGCCGCTGTGGAACCGAGCGACCGTCGGCATCTGTGCCGTTTCGTCGTCGGCACGCTACCTGGCCGGACAGATGCAAGAGGTGGAGGACGCCGCGCGGCGTCTCTCCGTCGGGCTGGGCTGTGAGGTAATCGATACCTTCGTCGAGTTCGATCTCCCGTTGGCAACCGACGAGTTGTAA
- the rbfA gene encoding 30S ribosome-binding factor RbfA, whose translation MPEHRARQHHRDRVASTFAEEITAMLEGELTDPRIAPCHVTEVILAPGGKSCRVLIAVVGGEKEEASTLEGLMAARAYIRTEIRDRMAVRHVPEITFAIDRSEKLTARMDEIFGRINKRRARDERRTSSSPASETREADDK comes from the coding sequence ATGCCTGAACATAGAGCACGCCAGCATCACCGCGACCGCGTCGCGTCCACTTTCGCCGAAGAGATCACCGCCATGCTGGAGGGTGAGCTTACTGACCCCCGCATCGCGCCTTGCCACGTGACCGAGGTGATCCTCGCCCCCGGCGGAAAGAGCTGTCGCGTCCTCATTGCGGTCGTCGGCGGCGAGAAAGAAGAAGCCTCCACGCTCGAAGGCCTGATGGCCGCTCGCGCGTACATCCGTACCGAAATTCGCGATCGCATGGCCGTTCGCCATGTTCCCGAAATCACCTTTGCGATCGACCGATCCGAAAAACTCACTGCGCGCATGGACGAGATTTTCGGACGCATCAATAAAAGACGCGCACGCGACGAACGTCGTACTTCTTCCAGTCCTGCATCTGAAACACGAGAGGCGGACGACAAGTAA
- a CDS encoding DHH family phosphoesterase — MFTSPANMQSMEKLLAEIGKRQSFLITSHARPDGDAIGSSLALMHLLDGMGKDVAVCFADPVPDIYAAIPGVERIRHDLPAENVECAILMECDCIARSGYTALPADCTINIDHHLSGREYATYNWIDSEAPAVGAMVFDMAQVSGQPITPAMATCVYTALVTDTGSFLYSTTTADTFAIAAKLLYAGADSYAVTQAVFFSTPRSKMRLLARALTRMEIRGEVAWSWVTEQDLVELEATVEDCEGIVNYLIGMAGICAAAFLREQPGGQEFRISLRSRRAVDVSRVAQEFAGGGHRNASGGSIDGPLDVAIERLTTRLQRACDDALRPTA; from the coding sequence ATGTTCACCAGCCCCGCGAACATGCAATCAATGGAAAAGCTGCTGGCCGAAATCGGCAAGCGCCAGAGCTTCCTGATCACCTCGCATGCCCGCCCCGATGGCGATGCCATCGGCTCTTCGCTCGCTCTGATGCATCTGCTCGACGGCATGGGCAAAGACGTTGCCGTCTGCTTTGCAGACCCTGTCCCTGACATCTATGCAGCCATTCCCGGCGTAGAACGCATCCGGCACGACCTTCCGGCTGAGAACGTCGAATGTGCCATCCTGATGGAGTGCGATTGCATTGCGCGTTCGGGCTACACCGCCCTGCCCGCCGACTGCACGATCAACATTGATCACCACTTGTCGGGGCGCGAGTATGCGACCTACAACTGGATCGACTCGGAAGCTCCGGCCGTCGGTGCGATGGTGTTCGACATGGCACAGGTCTCCGGCCAGCCCATCACTCCGGCCATGGCCACCTGCGTTTACACAGCGCTCGTCACGGACACCGGCTCGTTCCTTTACTCCACCACGACGGCGGACACCTTTGCGATCGCCGCGAAGCTGCTCTACGCGGGCGCCGACTCCTACGCGGTCACGCAGGCTGTCTTCTTCTCGACTCCACGCAGCAAGATGCGCCTGTTGGCCAGGGCCCTGACCCGTATGGAGATTCGTGGCGAAGTCGCCTGGAGCTGGGTCACCGAGCAGGACCTCGTCGAGCTCGAAGCCACCGTGGAAGACTGCGAAGGCATCGTCAACTACCTCATCGGCATGGCCGGCATCTGCGCCGCGGCGTTCCTTCGCGAGCAGCCGGGCGGGCAGGAGTTCCGCATCAGCCTCCGCAGCCGCCGAGCTGTTGACGTTTCCCGCGTCGCCCAGGAGTTTGCCGGTGGCGGACACCGCAACGCATCGGGCGGCTCCATCGACGGCCCGCTCGACGTCGCGATCGAACGCCTCACCACGCGCCTGCAGCGTGCCTGCGACGACGCGCTCCGTCCCACGGCCTAG